A portion of the Hoplias malabaricus isolate fHopMal1 chromosome 1, fHopMal1.hap1, whole genome shotgun sequence genome contains these proteins:
- the LOC136687378 gene encoding GTPase IMAP family member 8-like — protein sequence MELRVMVFGGKFSGKTSLINAVFGKELFPNKKRTAQCKKVRDNVCGRDLTLVDTPGWWKHFPVNDTPHFLKQELVRGVSLCDPGPHAVLVVIEIDIPFTEKHRKAVENHLGLLGDQIWTHALVVFTRSYALRDRTIEEHIETEGESLQWVIERCGNRYHVFDSAVFDTSQVTKLLEKIEDTVQRNNGSYFKIEAEKLEKVAEWKKTVKAKAESRVLKLQQRNLKKEGLRITLLGWVISGKSSAGNVMLNRNAFAPGQSTLKCVRAQGEVDGRPVTVLDTPSWFKFFPSQYTPEWIKSEILKSVGEAVTCLLLVIPADTSFKEEQRKVIQENMRLLGEQVWRHTIVLFTLGDMLGDTTIEEHIESEGEALQWVIEKCGNRYHVFNNQDRENRVQVTELLQKIDEMMASICSFQLNTETVGEVQAGQKVDTQADTSEAESDLQDIVRLVDTEWRRRDKEFHNRILKLIAKFPRKTDVDLPPDVSETSSKTPTQSHCGEVFQRELQFCSQEKRQSTMQMKGPVTEMLNHEWSRREGVVMRSFQEMFNELRCEAQVFDEVFKKRENELLKRVSEAIVEFPRRTDDSMEHYINLSETSSKAQTEDQCYEKVSQIESQSHDKSTLQLKDHIKELLDREWIRREEALMGRFLKMLSEPRCEAQSEPSEHEKERSRQKVSQWFDRCSEGYASISGGSVSDT from the exons ATGG AGCTGAGAGTCATGGTGTTCGGGGGGAAGTTTTCTGGAAAGACTTCGCTGATCAATGCTGTGTTTGGAAAAGAGTTATTTCCAAATAAGAAGAGGACGGCTCAGTGTAAGAAAGTAAGGGATAATGTTTGTGGAAGAGACCTGACGTTGGTTGACACTCCAGGCTGGTGGAAACACTTTCCCGTGAATGACACTCCACACTTTCTGAAACAAGAGCTTGTTCGAGGAGTTTCTTTGTGTGATCCAGGGCCCCACGCTGTCCTAGTGGTCATTGAGATTGATATTCCattcacagagaaacacaggaaAGCTGTAGAGAATCACCTTGGACTTCTGGGTGATCAGATCTGGACACATGCTCTTGTGGTGTTCACTAGAAGCTATGCTCTGAGGGACAGAACAATAGAAGAGCACATTGAAACAGAGGGTGAATCTCTCCAGTGGGTGATAGAAAGATGTGGGAACAGATATCATGTCTTTGACAGTGCAGTCTTTGATACATCTCAGGTAACAAAGCTGCTGGAAAAGATTGAGGACACTGTACAAAGAAATAATGGGTCTTACTTCAAAATTGAAGCAGAAAAACTGGAGAAGGTTGCTGAGTGGAAGAAGACCGTGAAGGCCAAAGCAGAGTCCAGAGTTTTAAAACTACAACAAAGGAATCTAAAAAAAGAGG GGCTAAGGATCACATTGCTGGGTTGGGTGATTTCTGGGAAGAGCTCGGCTGGGAATGTCATGCTCAACAGAAATGCATTTGCTCCTGGTCAGTCTACTCTTAAATGTGTAAGAGCACAGGGGGAGGTGGACGGGAGACCAGTTACTGTGCTGGACACACCCAGCTGGTTTAAGTTCTTTCCCTCTCAGTACACTCCAGAATGGATAAAGTCTGAGATACTGAAGAGTGTGGGTGAGGCCGTAACCTGCTTACTCCTAGTGATTCCTGCAGACACCTCATTTAAAGAGGAGCAGAGAAAGGTCATTCAAGAGAATATGAGACTTCTTGGAGAACAAGTGTGGAGACACACCATTGTACTTTTCACCTTAGGTGACATGCTCGGAGACACGACCATAGAGGAGCACATTGAGAGTGAAGGAGAAGCTCTCCAGTGGGTGATTGAGAAATGTGGGAACAGATATCATGTCTTCAACAACCAAGACAGAGAGAACCGTGTTCAGGTTACAGAGCTGCTCCAGAAGATTGATGAGATGATGGCTAGCATATGTTCATTTCAACTGAATACGGAGACAGTCGGTGAAGTTCAGGCAGGGCAAAAAGTGGACACACAGGCCGACACCAGCGAGGCTGAGAGTGATTTACAGGACATTGTTAGATTAGTGGATACTGAATGGCGAAGAAGAGACAAAGAGTTTcataacagaattttaaaattGATTGCTAAATTCCCCAGAAAGACAGATGTGGATTTACCCCCTGACG TAAGTGAGACGAGTTCAAAGACTCCGACACAGAGTCACTGTGGTGAAGTGTTCCAAAGAGAGTTACAGTTCTGCA GTCAGGAAAAACGGCAGAGTACAATGCAAATGAAAGGTCCAGTTACAGAGATGCTTAATCATGAGTGGAGCAGGCGAGAAGGGGTAGTAATGAGAAGCTTCCAGGAAATGTTTAATGAGCTCAGATGTG AGGCCCAGGTATTTGatgaagtatttaaaaaaagggaaaatgagCTTCTAAAAAGAGTTTCAGAGGCAATAGTTGAATTCCCCAGAAGGACAGATGATAGTATGGAACACTATATTAACT TAAGTGAGACAAGTTCAAAGGCTCAGACAGAGGATCAGTGCTATGAGAAAGTGTCACAAATAGAGTCACAGTCCCACG aTAAAAGTACCCTGCAACTGAAAGACCATATTAAAGAGCTGCTTGATCGAGAATGGATCAGACGAGAAGAGGCATTAATGGGAAGATTCCTGAAAATGTTGAGTGAGCCCCGATGTG AGGCTCAGTCAGAACCATCTGAACATGAGAAAGAGAGGTCCAGACAGAAAGTGTCCCAATGGTTTGACAGGTGCTCTGAAGGATATGCTTCAATATCAGGCGGCAGTGTATCAGACACATGA